The Stomoxys calcitrans chromosome 3, idStoCalc2.1, whole genome shotgun sequence genome includes a region encoding these proteins:
- the LOC106087711 gene encoding uncharacterized protein LOC106087711 produces MTKYHLILWLNIAFSLKFLVAAGQNTNLLPQRYRLIEYAFHNLNKITWSEEVLNQTTLYLSDLKEWTLWRNQTFVDLNIFEELQQTIDTNLNVLKELKHNPESCSQLWKAKAQHNQLKQFQSLIDDEQVLREWMERDRILMRRMLYFTIRKYKKFFDNLQLKVEEYLNNLQPYEAMMETTLQQWIKKFKSENDFVERLFLMTEFTNLFKEEMNELVSNCMIS; encoded by the exons ATGACAAAATATCATCTCATTTTATGGCTAAACATCGCATTTAGTCTG aaattcCTAGTAGCCGCTGGCCAAAACACTAATCTGTTACCCCAACGTTATAGACTAATCGAATATGCCTTTCATAATCTAAACAAAATAACTTGGTCCGAAGAAGTTTTAAACCAAACCACTCTTTACCTGAGCGATTTAAAGGAATGGACATTATGGAGGAACCAAACTTTTGTGGATTTGAACATCTTTGAGGAACTTCAGCAGACAATTgatacaaatttaaatgttCTGAAGGAATTAAAACACAACCCCGAAAGTTGTTCGCAATTATGGAAAGCTAAAGCTCAACACAATCAATTGAAACAATTTCAATCTCTAATTGATGATGAGCAAGTGCTGCGAGAGTGGATGGAAAGAGATAGAATTTTAATGAGACGAATGTTATATTTTACAATTCGAAAGTATAAAAAATTCTTTGATAATCTACAGCTCAAGGTTGAGGAATATCTAAACAATTTGCAGCCTTATGAAGCCATGATGGAGACAACTCTTCAGCAAtggattaaaaaatttaaaagcgagaacgattttgttgaaaggctATTTCTGATGACAgaatttacaaatttatttaaGGAAGAAATGAATGAATTGGTATCAAATTGTATGATATCTTAG
- the LOC106087707 gene encoding protein shuttle craft translates to MRAGNGGVGGGGGLGTDGTSYYFNPFATGFDFSATKLQATAPEFVPRFDKLSLNESNQQTQLAPVAPAEVIVASMDIYKNPFQGIASEAKCPAVATREATSLAIEATNNRNSNPNEEKPMADTSFEKEEKRHQHRQERRNNRQTNNKQDKENNRRSNNRLEKNMERFSRNLQEKNMNNDSASNSNSSTPSLTINGSSGGAGAAGSSGNGQQQTNSGVQKNTGAFSKFQNYNKNGGDRFRNNNNNNNGPSSATGNYESPDNQEKMDKYSNNNNNNNNNNKRYQNGRRSQDFGGGGDREERFDRYERERPERGERAERGRNQRNDYHQRYDNYRSNKRRDDWNRNRDRINGFRVEEKYSYDNGKDSPLPSPEKKSSPKKVYPENEKLSQREKLMRDIECRRLECLVCVEAIKSHQSVWSCHNCYHILHLQCIIKWASSSKSDDGWRCPACQNVEKEVPRDYYCFCGKQKNPANNRQDIAHSCGEVCARVEGCPHACTLLCHPGPCPPCQAQVRRECGCGKTSKTMQCCIKETIECDSTCEKLLNCELHVCQEKCHEGKCPACKEKVDQKCHCTKNERQVTCTRESHDKHVYSCGKPCGKDLACGNHKCNQCCHAGECKPCKMSPDIVTSCPCGKMPIVGEQRKSCLDPVPVCESVCGKTLKCGKATNPHHCTFKCHLGNCPPCSKQTAVKCRCGHMDQMIKCRQLSTRADDARCKKRCTKKRSCGKHKCNQECCIDIDHLCTLPCNYTLSCGKHKCDQPCHRGNCPPCYRSSFEELFCECGAEVIYPPVPCGTKRPVCKRPCSRKHPCDHAPQHNCHSSATCPPCMMFTTKWCFGHHEQRKTIPCSQQSFSCGLACNKPLSCGRHKCIKTCHEGQCQTEGDICKQSCTTPRANCGHKCMSPCHNGDCPETPCKEMVEVQCECGNRKQMRTCAELAREFSRIATAQLASSMAEMQRGNYMELSEILAPVKLTNKSNKTLDCNDECRLLERNRRLAIGLQIRNPDLPQKLLTKYSDFIRNFAKRDPALVKSIHEALTTLVKLAKESKQKSRSHSFPTMNREKRQLVHEMCEMFGVESVAYDAEPNRNVVATAYKERSWLPATSIMEVMAREAGQRRVPVPSNNAWGIKR, encoded by the exons ATGAGGGCTGGTAATGGTGGTGTTGGTGGCGGTGGGGGTCTTGGAACAGATGGCACTTCTTACTATTTCAATCCCTTTGCTACAGGTTTTGATTTTTCGGCCACAAAATTGCAAGCCACAGCACCGGAATTTGTGCCTCGTTTCGATAAACTTTCGTTGAACGAAAGCAATCAACAAACACAGTTGGCCCCAGTCGCTCCAGCTGAAGTTATTGTTGCCTCAATGGACATCTATAAAAATCCTTTTCAAGGAATTGCATCTGAGGCTAAGTGCCCGGCTGTTGCGACAAGGGAAGCTACAAGTCTAGCCATTGAAGCAACGAATAATAGAAATAGTAATCCTAATGAGGAGAAACCCATGGCCGACACTAGTTTTGAGAAGGAGGAGAAACGCCATCAACATCGTCAAGAACGACGCAACAATCGCCAGACAAACAACAAACAGGATAAAGAGAACAATAGGCGTAGCAATAATCGTTTGGAAAAGAATATGGAgagattttctagaaatttacAAGAGAAAAATATGAACAATGATTCGGCTTCCAATTCGAATTCGTCCACACCTTCCCTAACCATTAATGGCAGCAGTGGCGGTGCTGGAGCTGCTGGAAGTTCTGGCAATGGCCAGCAACAGACAAATTCAGGTGTCCAAAAAAATACGGGTGCCTTTAGTAAGTTtcaaaattacaacaaaaatggGGGCGATCGTTTtaggaacaacaacaacaacaataatggaCCCTCTTCTGCTACGGGCAACTATGAGTCCCCGGATAATCAAGAGAAAATGGATAAATAcagcaacaataataacaataacaacaacaacaacaaacgttATCAAAATGGCCGTCGCTCTCAGGACTTTGGTGGTGGTGGCGATCGTGAAGAACGCTTCGATCGCTATGAACGCGAACGGCCCGAGCGTGGGGAACGCGCCGAGCGAGGGCGCAATCAACGCAACGATTACCATCAGCGCTATGACAATTATCGCAGCAATAAGCGACGCGATGATTGGAATCGTAATCGTGACCGCATCAACGGCTTCCGTGTGGAGGAGAAATACTCCTATGACAATGGCAAAGACAGTCCCCTGCCTAGTCCCGAAAAGAAATCATCACCCAAAAAGGTCTATCCAGAAAATGAAAAGCTTTCGCAGCGTGAAAAATTGATGCGCGACATTGAATGCCGCCGTTTGGAGTGCCTGGTGTGTGTGGAGGCCATAAAATCGCATCAGTCTGTGTGGTCCTGCCACAACTGCTATCACATACTTCATTTGCAGTGCATTATAAAATGGGCCTCATCCTCGAAATCGGATGATGGTTGGCGTTGTCCCGCCTGTCAAAATGTCGAGAAGGAGGTGCCGCGTGACTATTATTGCTTTTGCGGCAAGCAAAAGAATCCGGCCAACAATCGCCAAGACATAGCCCACTCCTGTGGCGAGGTGTGTGCCCGCGTTGAAGGCTGTCCCCATGCCTGCACACTGTTGTGTCATCCGGGGCCGTGTCCCCCTTGTCAGGCCCAGGTACGACGCGAATGTGGCTGTGGCAAAACCTCGAAAACTATGCAATGCTGCATCAAGGAGACCATCGAGTGCGACTCCACCTGTGAGAAGTTGTTGAACTGTGAGTTGCATGTGTGCCAAGAGAAATGCCATGAGGGCAAATGTCCCGCATGCAAGGAGAAAGTCGATCAGAAATGTCATTGTACCAAAAATGAACGTCAGGTGACCTGTACGCGTGAGTCCCATGACAAACACGTCTATTCGTGTGGCAAGCCCTGTGGCAAGGATTTGGCCTGTGGCAATCACAAGTGTAACCAATGTTGTCATGCGGGCGAATGCAAACCCTGCAAAATGAGTCCCGACATTGTCACCTCATGTCCTTGCGGCAAAATGCCCATAGTGGGGGAGCAGCGCAAGTCCTGCCTGGACCCGGTGCCTGTGTGTGAAAGTGTCTGTGGCAAGACTTTGAAATGTGGCAAAGCCACCAACCCCCACCACTGCACCTTCAAATGCCATTTGGGCAATTGTCCTCCTTGCAGCAAACAGACTGCGGTCAAATGTCGTTGCGGTCACATGGATCAAATGATTAAATGCCGCCAATTGTCTACAAGGGCCGATGATGCCCGTTGCAAGAAACGTTGCACCAAAAAACGTTCTTGCGGCAAGCATAAATGTAACCAGGAATGTTGCATAGATATCGACCACCTCTGCACACTGCCCTGCAACTATACGCTGTCATGCGGCAAACACAAATGCGATCAGCCCTGTCATCGCGGCAATTGTCCGCCCTGTTATCGTTCCTCCTTTGAGGAGCTCTTCTGTGAATGTGGCGCCGAGGTTATCTATCCGCCAGTGCCATGCGGCACAAAACGGCCAGTCTGCAAGCGTCCCTGCTCCCGTAAGCATCCTTGTGATCATGCACCTCAGCATAATTGTCACTCATCGGCCACGTGCCCACCCTGCATGATGTTCACCAcgaagtggtgttttggtcaTCATGAGCAACGCAAGACAATACCCTGTTCGCAGCAAAGCTTCTCGTGTGGTCTGGCCTGCAACAAGCCTTTGTCGTGCGGGCGCCACAAATGCATTAAGACTTGTCATGAGGGTCAGTGCCAAACTGAGGGTGATATATGTAAACAGAGCTGTACAACGCCACGGGCTAACTGTGGGCACAAGTGTATGTCACCATGTCATAATGGGGATTGTCCGGAGACACCTTGCAAGGAAATG GTTGAAGTTCAATGCGAATGTGGCAATCGCAAACAAATGCGCACCTGCGCCGAATTGGCTCGTGAATTTAGTCGCATTGCCACCGCTCAATTGGCCTCATCAATGGCAGAAATGCAACGAGGTAATTACATGGAACTATCGGAGATACTAGCACCTGTCAAGCTCACCAATAAATCCAACAAAACTCTCGATTGTAATGATGAATGTCGTTTGCTTGAACGTAATCGCCGCCTGGCTATAGGACTGCAGATACGCAATCCCGATTTGCCACAAAAGTTGTTGACAAAATATTCTGATTTCATTAGGAATTTTGCCAAACGTGATCCGGCTCTAGTGAAATCCATACATGAAGCGTTAACAACACTGGTCAAGCTGGCCAAGGAGAGCAAACAGAAATCAAGATCGCATTCTTTTCCCACCATGAATAGGGAGAAACGTCAATTGGTACATGAGATGTGTGAAATGTTTGGTGTCGAATCGGTGGCTTATGATGCGGAACCCAATCGCAATGTTGTAGCCACCGCCTATAAAGAGAGA TCTTGGCTTCCAGCTACCAGCATCATGGAGGTAATGGCTCGTGAAGCTGGCCAAAGACGTGTGCCAGTGCCAAGTAACAATGCCTGGGGCATCAAGAGATAA
- the LOC106087708 gene encoding uncharacterized protein LOC106087708, translating into MNILLNFICIVVIALQLTWAAPMPETTTNGPIKASYYQKRYDIFDSILKEINNSTASSIMAMTTTHASILKDYNEWLTTHKGDIDADKLKLHEIMAENLKTFVKTKESLQNDPHNCELQRKMQTTFFTVENTRNTIGDKEVNQIWKTHQKDVENMNDEAEKKAFSERFFPVLEKEFESFLQMLDDAGKEDNKAFIKWYKNFQSKTDLDEKFEEFEEIQDLYEEELERETKAGEVNCRLLANLEWQEEILRGVLTAIASAFKALGNALEKKSN; encoded by the exons ATGaacattttactaaattttatttgcattgtTGTCATAGCATTACAA TTAACCTGGGCTGCTCCAATGCCTGAAACCACTACCAATGGTCCAATTAAGGCTAGTTACTATCAAAAACGTTATGACATATTCGATTCAATCCTTAAGGAAATAAACAATAGCACAGCCTCCAGCATTATGGCCATGACCACAACCCATGCCAGCATACTAAAAGACTACAATGAATGGCTGACCACCCATAAAGGTGATATTGACGCAGATAAATTAAAACTCCATGAAATTATGGCTGAAAATCTTAAGACTTTTGTTAAAACCAAAGAGAGCTTACAAAACGATCCTCACAATTGTGAATTGCAACGAAAAATGCAAACAACATTCTTTACCGTTGAAAATACCCGCAACACAATCGGTGACAAGGAAGTCAATCAGATATGGAAAACTCaccagaaggatgtcgaaaatatGAATGATGAAGCAGAAAAAAAGGCATTTTCAGAGAGATTTTTTCCCGTATTGGAAAAGGAATTTGAAAGTTTTCTACAAATGCTAGACGATGCAGGAAAGGAGGATAATAAGGCGTTTATAAAATGGTACAAGAACTTCCAGTCGAAAACTGATCTTGACGAAAAGTTTGAGGAGTTTGAAGAAATCCAAGATCTATATGAAGAAGAATTGGAAAGAGAAACCAAAGCTGGAGAGGTAAATTGTCGATTGCTGGCCAATCTCGAATGGCAAGAAGAAATTCTTAGAGGTGTTCTTACCGCAATTGCATCGGCTTTCAAGGCTTTGGGAAatgctttagagaaaaaatcgaactaa